In Phyllostomus discolor isolate MPI-MPIP mPhyDis1 chromosome 3, mPhyDis1.pri.v3, whole genome shotgun sequence, a single genomic region encodes these proteins:
- the NELFB gene encoding negative elongation factor B — protein MFAGLQDLGVANGEDLKETLTNCTEPLKAIEQFQTENGVLLPSLQSALPFLDLHGTPRLEFHQSVFDELRDKLLERVSAIASEGKAEERYKKLEDLLEKSFSLVKMPSLQPVVMCVMKHLPKVPEKKLKLVMADKELYRACAVEVKRQIWQDNQALFGDEVSPLLKQYILEKESALFSTELSVLHNFFSPSPRTRRQGEVVQKLTQMVGKNVKLYDMVLQFLRTLFLRTRNVHYCTLRAELLMSLHDLDVGDICSVDPCHKFTWCLDACIRERFVDSKRARELQGFLDGVKKGQEQVLGDLSMILCDPFAINTLSLSTVRHLQELVGQETLPRDSPDLLLLLRLLALGQGAWDMIDSQVFKEPKMEAELVTRFLPTLMSFVVDDHAFNVDQKLPAEERGPAAYPNTLPESFTKFLQEQRMACEVGLYYVLHVAKQRNKNALLRLLPGLAEAFGDLAFGDIFLHLLTGSLALLADEFALEDFCSSLFDGFLLTASPRKENVQRHVLRLLLHLHPRVAPARLQALQKALEPTSQSGEAVKELYSQLGEKLEQLDHRKPSPAQAVETPALELPLPAVPASAGL, from the exons ATGTTCGCGGGGCTGCAGGACCTGGGTGTGGCCAACGGCGAGGACCTGAAGGAGACCCTCACCAACTGCACCGAACCGCTCAAGGCCATCGAGCAGTTTCAG ACAGAGAACGGTGTGCTGCTGCCGTCCCTGCAGTCGGCCTTGCCCTTCTTGGACCTGCACGGGACGCCCCGGCTGGAGTTCCACCAGTCGGTGTTTGACGAGCTGCGGGACAAGCTGCTGGAGCGCGTGTCAGCCATTGCTTCTGAGGGGAAGGCCGAGGAAAG GTACAAGAAGCTGGAAGACCTGCTGGAGAAGAGCTTTTCCCTGGTGAAGATGCCGTCCCTGCAGCCGGTGGTGATGTGCGTCATGAAGCACTTGCCCAAG GTCCCCGAGAAGAAGCTCAAGCTGGTCATGGCCGACAAGGAGCTGTACCGGGCCTGTGCCGTGGAGGTGAAGCGGCAGATCTGGCAGGACAACCAGGCGCTGTTCGGCGACGAGGTCTCCCCACTGCTGAAGCAGTACATCCTGGAGAAGGAGAGCGCGCTGTTCAGCACGGAGCTCTCTGTCCTGCACAACTTCTTCAGCCCGTCCCCCAGAACCAGGCGCCAGGGCGAG GTGGTGCAGAAGCTGACGCAGATGGTGGGGAAGAACGTGAAGCTGTACGACATGGTGCTGCAGTTCCTGCGGACCCTCTTCCTGCGGACACGCAACGTGCACTACTGCACGCTGCGCGCCGAGCTGCTCATGTCCCTGCACGACCTGGACGTGGGCGACATCTGCTCCGTGGACCCCTGCCACAAG tTCACCTGGTGCCTGGACGCCTGCATCCGCGAGCGCTTCGTGGACAGCAAGAGGGCCCGGGAGCTGCAGGGCTTCCTGGACGGAGTGAAGAAGGGTCAGGAGCAAGTTCTGGG GGACCTGTCCATGATCCTGTGCGACCCCTTCGCCATCAACACGCTGTCCCTGAGCACCGTCCGGCACCTGCAGgagctggtgggccaggagacGCTGCCCAGG GACAGCCCCgacctcctgctgctgctgcggctgctggcGCTGGGCCAGGGGGCCTGGGACATGATCGACAGCCAGGTCTTCAAGGAGCCCAAGATG GAGGCGGAGCTCGTCACCAGGTTCCTGCCCACGCTCATGTCCTTCGTGGTGGACGACCACGCCTTCAACGTGGACCAGAAGCTCCCTGCTGAGGAGAGGGGCCCGGCCGCCTACCCCAACACCCTCCCCGAGAGTTTCACCAA GTTCCTGCAGGAGCAGCGCATGGCCTGCGAGGTGGGGCTCTACTACGTGCTGCACGTCGCCAAGCAGCGGAACAAGAACGCGCTGCTGCGCCTGCTGCCCGGGCTCG CGGAGGCCTTCGGGGACCTGGCCTTCGGCGACATCTTCCTGCACCTGCTCACGGGGAGCCTGGCGCTGCTGGCCGACGAGTTCGCCCTGGAGGACTTCTGCAGCAGCCTCTTCGACGGCTTCCTGCTCACAGCCTCCCCGAG GAAGGAGAACGTGCAGCGGCACGTGCTGCGGCTGCTGCTCCACCTGCACCCCCGCGTGGCGCCCGCCCGCCTGCAGGCGCTGCAGAAGGCCCTGGAGCCCACCAGCCAG AGCGGAGAGGCGGTGAAGGAGCTCTACTCTCAGCTCGGGGAGAAGCTGGAGCAGCTGGACCACCGGaagcccagcccggcccaggcTGTCGAGACCCCGGCCCTGGAGCTGCCCCTCCCCGCCGTGCCCGCCTCAGCTGGGCTCTGA
- the TOR4A gene encoding torsin-4A, whose product MDRSQPSVEPMAAAPSAPARSVIAPLRAVVRLRRRVRLLRKRHLPTPGAGLDSGCLAPRRDPDQPQIFTFDSPAELSSRTLRKKRRRSRVVLYPENSRKCRPRAERRSRAQHCLLLLVAIVGFQVLNAIENLDDNEQRYDLDGLEKALRRAVFGQPAAVGRIVALLRDYLSTHVHSRPLLLALHGPSGVGKSHVGRLLARHFRAVLEDSQLVLQYHMRHHCPEPRAAQGCREELARQVAAVVAQAEAEEKTPLLVLDEVELMPQALLDELHGLLQPQRSRHFHNAIYVLLSSTGGAEVTRFVLQNASGSLPPRPSGPLRGARVEEELSTSLRALLVREHPLWQAAAVVPFLLLEKQDVVSCFRDEMAAEGFFPEQARAELLAEQLSYYQVAGHEFAVTGCKQVVARVNLL is encoded by the coding sequence ATGGACCGCAGCCAGCCCAGCGTGGAGCCCATGGCCGCGGCCCCCAGCGCGCCGGCCCGGAGCGTGATAGCGCCGCTGCGCGCGGTGGTCCGCCTGCGCCGCCGCGTGCGCCTGCTGCGCAAGAGGCACCTCCCGACCCCCGGCGCAGGGCTGGACTCCGGGTGTCTGGCGCCCCGCAGGGACCCGGACCAGCCGCAGATCTTCACTTTCGACAGCCCCGCAGAGCTGTCCTCAAGGACGCTGCGCAAGAAGCGCCGGCGCAGCCGCGTGGTGCTCTACCCCGAGAACTCCCGCAAGTGCCGGCCGCGCGCGGAGCGCCGGAGCCGCGCGCAGCACTGCCTGCTGCTGCTCGTGGCCATCGTGGGCTTCCAGGTCCTCAACGCCATCGAGAACCTGGACGATAACGAGCAGCGCTACGACCTCGACGGGCTGGAGAAGGCGCTGCGGCGCGCTGTGTTCGGCCAGCCGGCCGCCGTGGGGCGCATCGTGGCGCTGCTGCGGGACTATCTGTCCACGCACGTGCACAGCCGCCCGCTGCTCCTGGCCCTCCACGGACCCAGCGGAGTGGGTAAGAGCCACGTGGGCCGCCTGCTGGCGCGCCACTTCCGCGCGGTGCTCGAGGACAGTCAGCTCGTGCTGCAGTACCACATGCGGCACCACTGCCCGGAGCCGCGCGCCGCACAGGGCTGCCGCGAGGAGCTGGCGCGGCAGGTGGCCGCAGTGGTGGCGCAGGCCGAGGCGGAAGAGAAGACCCCGCTCCTGGTGCTGGACGAGGTGGAGCTCATGCCGCAGGCGCTCCTGGACGAGCTGCACGGCCTCCTGCAGCCGCAGCGCTCGCGTCACTTCCACAACGCCATCTACGTGCTGCTGAGCAGCACGGGGGGCGCGGAGGTCACGCGCTTCGTGCTGCAGAACGCTTCCGGCTCGCTGCCACCGCGGCCCAGCGGCCCCCTGCGTGGCGCCCGTGTGGAGGAGgagctgagcaccagcctgcgggCGCTCCTAGTCCGAGAGCACCCTCTGTGGCAGGCCGCGGCCGTGGTGCCCTTCTTGCTGCTGGAAAAGCAGGACGTGGTCAGCTGCTTCCGGGACGAGATGGCAGCCGAGGGCTTCTTCCCAGAGCAGGCCCGCGCGGAGCTCCTAGCGGAGCAGCTCAGCTACTACCAAGTGGCCGGCCACGAGTTCGCTGTCACGGGCTGCAAGCAGGTGGTGGCCAGGGTGAACCTCCTGTAG